In Coriobacteriia bacterium, the sequence TGCGCTCCATCGCGGTGCAGCACGACCGGGGCAACGGCCTGGGCGGCGGGTTCGCCGGTTACGGCATCTACCCCGAGTTCCCCGAGCACTTCTGCTTCCACATGATGTACCACGACGTCCGGGGCAAGGAGGACGCCGAGGCCGCCTTCGACCGGTACTTCCTCGTCGACCTCGCCGAACCGATGCCCACGCGCGCGACGAAGGGCGTCACGGACGCGCCGCTGCTGTGGCGCTACTTCCTGACCCCCGACCCGCACAAGCTCGAGGCCTCCGAGATGAGCCCGGAGGACTTCGTCGTGCACACCGTCATGCTCATCAACTCGTCGGTGGACGGGGCGTTCGTAGCCTCCTCGGGCAAGAACATGGGCGCGTTCAAGGGCGTGGGCTTCCCCGAGGAGATCGGGCACTTCTTCCGTCTCGACGAGTACGCCGGCCACACCTGGGTCGGCCACAACCGGTTCCCGACGAACACGCCGGGCTGGTGGGGCGGCGCGCACCCCTTCACGCTGCTGGACTGGTCGATCGTCCACAACGGGGAGATCTCCAGCTACGGCATCAACAGCCGCTACCTCGAGCAGTTCGGCTACAAGTGCACGCTCGGCACCGACACCGAGGTCGCGGCGTACCTCTTCGACCTCATGCTGCGCCGCCACAAGCTGCCGCTCGGCCTGGCCTGCAAGGCGCTGGCCAGCCCGTTGTGGAGCGAGATCGACAGGATGCCGGCCGAGGAACGCGAGGTCATGCGCTCGCTGCGCGCAGTGTACGGCTCGGGCATGCTGAACGGAC encodes:
- a CDS encoding glutamine amidotransferase family protein → MGICDTSGELMGGEVALRSIAVQHDRGNGLGGGFAGYGIYPEFPEHFCFHMMYHDVRGKEDAEAAFDRYFLVDLAEPMPTRATKGVTDAPLLWRYFLTPDPHKLEASEMSPEDFVVHTVMLINSSVDGAFVASSGKNMGAFKGVGFPEEIGHFFRLDEYAGHTWVGHNRFPTNTPGWWGGAHPFTLLDWSIVHNGEISSYGINSRYLEQFGYKCTLGTDTEVAAYLFDLMLRRHKLPLGLACKALASPLWSEIDRMPAEEREVMRSLRAVYGSGMLNGPFAIVLGFNGGMVALNDRIKLRPLVAAKAGPVVMVASEESAIRAVLDGPDEVWAPKAGEPVVARVAGMDWPIHGDLHLSADEISCAVTGMEGSCETVEVV